From the genome of Ardenticatenales bacterium:
GGTCCAGTTCGACGGCGTGGGTGATGTCGCGGAAAATGGAGACGGTGCCAAAGAATTGGCCGCCGCTGTGGACCGGAGAGAGGGTGACGCTGATCACTTTGCCGGCAATCTGGAATTCATCCGTGAGGGCGACACGTCCGCTATCGGGTTTTCGCTGCGTCGCCCACTCCTCAATGGCCGTCTGCCAGGATGCGGGGAAGGCGTTGTAGCGCCCTAGCATGTCGGCCATTGATTTGCCTTCTAGTTCGGAGCGGGGCAGATCCAGGATCAGGCTTGTTGCATTGTTCGCCAGAGCAATCATGCCACCGGAATCCGCCACCAAAACCCCGTCCGCAATACTCTCCAGGATCGCCTGGTTCTTCGCCGCTTCAATCTGCTCTTCGCGCATTCTTCTCCCCAACCGCTCCGTTTGATCCCGAATCAACACATAAAGCTGCGCATTGTAGATCGCATTAGATACCTGATACGCGGCCGCCACCACCAGTTCCAACTGTCGGCGCGTGAACGCATTCGGTTCGGGATGGAACAGCATGAGCGTGCCCATCACCTGGTCTCCGGAAATCAGTGGCACGGCCAGCGCCGAACGATGGTCATCGCTGGTGGGGCGGCGTAGCCAGCGCGGATCATCGTGCGTGTCTTGAATGAGGATGGGCGCGCGGTTTTGCAGCACCCAGCCAGACAATCCTTCATTCTGCCGCAGTGTCAGTTTGATTCCTTCGCGCGGGAGCGCGCGACCCAGGCCAAAGGCGGCGCGGTAAATCATGAATTCGCTTTCTGGGTCAACGAGAAGAATGCCGCCGCGCGGTGCGCGGGCCACTTCATTCACCAACTCCAGCGCGCGGTTGAGCACATAAGCCTCATCCAGGCTGGCGGAGAGTTCCGTGGTGATTTTCAACAGAAGCTGCATCCGGTCGCGCTCTTCGCTCAGTGCCTGCGTACGTTCGATGACGCGCTCGTCAAGCTGCTCATTCAACTCGCGCAGTTCCGTCACCAACTGGGCGTTCTGGATGGCAATGGCCGCCTGCACGCCAAAAGCAGTCGCCAATTCAATGTCCGTCTTGTGGAAACGGCGCGGATTGCCATTGTCAATCATCACCATCACACCGATGGTTTCGCCTTCTCGTTGCAGAGGTACGCCCAGAATGGCCTGGATGGATTGCTTTTGCGGCAGGCGGACGGTCACGTTACTGGTTTGCGCCAGTTCATTGAAGAAAATGCTCCGTCCGTGGTTGGCGACAACGGCGGCAAACACGTCGGTTTCGTTGGCGCGAATGGTTGTTCCGATGAATGCGTTCTTGCCATGACCTTGGGCCGCCGTCCCGATCAGTGCCAGGCCCCGTCGCTGCCAGATGTAGACGCCATCCACCTGGAAAATGTTCATGCTCTCCCGACAGATCAGGTCGAGGACCGTGGGCAGGTCGAAGGTGGCGTTGATCGCCAGGCTGACGCGCCCCAGGGCGGCGAAGAATTGTTCTCGCTGGGATGTTTCTTTGAAGAGGCGAGCGTTTTCCAGGGCCACGCTGGCCTGGTTGATGATTGCTTGCAGGGTTTTGATTTCGCTGCTGTTTAGCAACCATGCTTCGCGGGCGGCAATCTGGGCCAGGCCGAAGACTTCGTCGCGGATGGTGATAGGCAGGAGGATGGCGTGATAGTTGAGGTCTGTCAACGAGGCCAGCGCACCCCGGCCTTTTGCTCCTACTGGCGGAAGCGGGTAGGTGGCCGGTTCCTGGTGAGTGAGGACGTCGATAGCTGCCGGCATTTCCCGCGCAAAAAACGTCGTTCCCCTCGACGCCGCCGGAGATGCGGACAGAAGCAGCAATTCCTGCCGCGAGCGATCCCACTCGTAAATAGCATAGCCATCGGCGAAGACCGCCTGACGCATATGTTCGCCCATGGCCGCCAACACCTTTTCCTGTTCCAGACTGCTGGAAATCGCATGGATCGCCTGATAAAGCGTTTCCAGTTCTTGCGTGCGCGCCAGCGTTTCGCCAAACAGACGTGAATTTTCGATGGCGGACGTGGCGAAGCGCGCGTAAATCTCCAGGATTTGCAGCGCCTGCCCATCGGGGCGGCGACCATTGCGGGGCTGGTCCAGGCCAATGAGAGCGATTACGTGCTGCTGTTGGTCGTACAGCGGCAAGCAGAACATGTCGTTGGGATGCCAGGAAAAGGCCAGTCCGCGCGGACGCGAGTGGTCCGGCAGCATCACGCCCACGTTTTCTTGTGCCCAGGGGTCCTCCGCGGGAACGAAGAAGGCTGAGCCGAGGCGAAAGCGGAGGAAGTTCGGATCCTGGAAACGCTGCCGCCATACGGAGGGAGGCAGCATGTTTGTTTCCAGATGGGCGTGTTCCTCCGGCGTCAGTCCGACGGCGACCAATTTCAGCGGATTCATTTGCTCATCGCGTAGGGTCAGCGTCACCCTTTCCCAACCAATGCCGCGCAATCCCTCAACAAGCAGGTGCAATTTCCGGTCGAAAGAGGATTCGCGCAGGACTTCCTGGGATATGGAATGAATTTGTTGAAGTTGGTCCGCATAATGGCGCGTGTTGTTGTAGAGGCGGATATTCTCAATGGCCGTGGCTGCCTGGTTGGCGAAAATCTCCAGCGCTTTCGCTGTACTCAGGTCTGGGCGCTGACCGGTAAGCGGTGCATGGAGGCTGATCTCCCCCAACGGTTGGCGGTCGGCCCCACGCAAGACGATGAAGAAGTTGTCCGCGGGCTGCCAGGTGTTTCCATCGTGGGGCGGAGGCGCATCCGGTTCATCTGTGGAGGCGGCGGCGGGCACAAAATATGCCCGCCCCAGGGCGAATTCCGGTCGTGCCATCCGCTGAACGACATCCCATGGTCGTGAATGCTGCTGCATCTCTTGCAGGCGGTTTAGCGGCAGGCCGGCGGCGCTGACCAGCATCAGGGTGCGCGACGGGTCGTTTTCTTCAATAAGGCTGAGGCGGACGATGTTGAAGCCAACGCCTTCCTGGATGGCGTACACCAGGTCTTCGTAGACTTCTTCGACGGTTTTGTTGCTGTGGAAGACGCGGCTGGACTCGACGAAATGTTCAATTTGCTCGGCGCGTTTGCTGAGGAGGGTGTTGCGGGTTTGGATTTCCCGGAAGCGGACCGCGTTGCCTAAGGCCAGTCCGGCGTGGTGGCTGAGCATGCCGAGGAAGCCGCGGGCTTCTCTATGAAAGTGGTTGCGGCGCGTTCCGTAGAGGCAGATGATGCCGGCAACTTCCTGCGCGTAGAGGATGGGGGAGAGGAGCATGGTATGCACACCCTGGACGGGTTGTATCCAGGTGTGCAGGAAGGGCTGGGGCGGGCCTTGCATCAGGCTACGGGCTTCGGCCAGGGCGCGCGATGCCGGCACGGTCTGCCCCCGTTCGACGAATGGTTGCGAAAAAGCATTATCGCCGTCCCGCAGAAAAATCTGGCCGCCGTTGGCTCTGGTGACGAGAATGGCTTCGTTGAGAATGGTCGGCAAAATATCATCCAGACTCAACGTCACATTCAGCTTTTGCACCACGCGCGTCAGGGCCTGGAGTTGGTCACCGGAAGCGGTGGGTTTCTCGTCTTCCGATTCCGGCATGGGGGCCGGATTGATGTTGACCTGTACCAAAACCTGCTCGCCCCAATTGATGGGATGGGTCTCCAGGTGCAGGCTGATGCCGGCAAGATGCAAGTAAGACTCAGAAGGCGGAATGAGCAGATGTTGCCATGTGTCCCGCGGCGCGACAAGCGCGAACAGCGCCGCCAGTGAGTCTGGCTTCTCGCTCACGCCCAACAACTGGTAGGCCGCCGAATTCAAATAGTTGATTGCGCCATCGGTCGCGGCCACCAGCACACCTTCGCTCAAATTGTCGAGGAAATGCCAGGTATTGACCGAGGTCACCAATGTTTGCATCGTTATCCCTGTACACCTTGTTGGTGCAGACGTTTCTTTAGTGGCTGTCCGCAATGAAGGAACGGAAATTAAACAAGACAACGAAGTTGTTTCCTTACCGTTCCTGTAAGCTGACGATGCAATTTACTTTGTTTCATCGTCAGTCCTAAATCAGCGAAAATGTGCGGACAACGACTATCATAGATAGTGGTCCATGATAGCGGCTATCATGGACAGCTTGTCAGTAACCGTCCGTAAGAAAGCGTGAAGCTGTTTTCGGACGGTTACTTAGCCGGATTTCTGGTCGAGTTTGCGCATTTCCGCCGCGGCTTCCGTGATTTCCCGAATATCGGAGAAACGCTGCGTTTCGCTGCTAACCACACCCATCGACAATTGCATCAGCGGTTCCAGTTTGTTGCCCAAGAGGATGCCGTTTTGCTCCCGGTCGATGAAGTTGTAGTGCGTTTTGATGCCATCATCAAAACGACGGCGCAAATCCTCTACTAGCCGCCGCGTATCTGATGACTGCGTGATGATGATGAACGTGTCATTGCTCGGCTGGCCGATAAAATCGTCGGGCGTGCCATAAAGGTCTACGGTTTCGTTGAGGAGCAAGGAGATGAAGCGCATGACCTCGTCGCTGGCGACGAAGCCATAGGCATCGTTAAAGGGCGTGAAATGGTCGATTCCCAGCAGCACCAATGCCCATCCTTGTGTCCGCACCAACCTCCGTAGTTGGTCTTCAATGAGGCGTCCGCTGGGCAACCCGGTGCGTGGGTCGGTCATGTTCGTGCGTCGATGAATGAGGATGGCGTTTTTCACGCGGAGCTTAAGCTCTTCAATGTCGAAGGGCTTGGTGATGTAATCGTCCGCGCCCAGTTCCAACCCGGCGATGCGGTCGCTGCGCTCATCTTTTTGCGTTAAGAAAATAATGGGGATGCGGCTGGTGCGGGTGGTTGTGCGTAGTTCGCGGCACACCTGGTAGCCGTCCTTGTCTGGCAGCATGATGTCCAGCACGATCAGGTCGGGCAGTTGGCGGCGGCAAATCTCCAACGCTTCGTTCCCCCGCGAGGCGACGTCTACCGTGTAACCCTGGCCGTTAAAATAGATTCGCAACATGTTGGAAATGTCGAAATCATCTTCTACGACCAGGATGCGACCGTTATTCCCATTACTCATCTTCACGATTCCCTTTGCTGAAGGCGCGTCCGTTGATTCATGTGGCGTTACGGATGCGCCGGAAGGGTTCTTGCTTGTTGAGAAGTCCCAAGCTCTGATTTTCTTTTTGGTGCGTGGCGGTTGTGCCGGCATCACCACACCAACCGAACAGTACCGGCAACAAATCGGAGGCCAGCTTCGCCTTCCCGATTGTCCGCGCGATTATGCCATTTTTGTGCAAGAACCCGCTCGCGGGCAATTCTATCAATGCTCAATGGATGTGACAATTTGACCGGTAGGGCCATTAGTCATGTCCACGTGCTGTTCCTCAAGGATGCAAGGCCCTCTCATGCTTCCCACCGCGCCGCAAGAGGTGCAAACATACACTGATGTTACAGGATCGGCTGGCGCATCAACCGTAAATCGCCCGTTAATTTGACGGGCATAGTCCTAATTACCTACTGGATGTCCATGCAAGTGGGCGGGCGGCGAGCCGGCAAATGGTGCGGGAGGTATTTGAGGGTTCGTGCAAAACCAACTTTGGCCTATCCGACAAGCAAGAACCCTTCCAGCGCATCCGACATTTCCAATCTTTAATACGAATGCGCCCTTAGCCCAACTGCTCCCCCTTACGCGGATAGAGGCGGGGATAGTCGTACTTGCCAATGAACTGGTGGTGATCGCTTTCTTCGTAGCTGATGTTCTTCTGAATAAAACTGCGCTCGTCGTTGGCGAGCAGCACCACATCCGATTCGATAGTGCGGGCGGGCATCATGTAAAGCCCAGAACTGAGACGGCAATGATGGCCGACACAGCCGCCTAAAACAATCATGCCTGTTTCTTCCAAACCCTCTTTGCCATAGGCGCGCAGCGGCGCGGGCACGACATTGAAGTCGGTGAACGTGCTACCGGCGCCGATAAAGGAGTCGCGCCCCACGACACACAGTTGCAGGCAAGTGTTTTGAGCCACCATGGAACGTTCCATCAAGGTGGTCATGAAGAGGGAGGCGCGGAAGGGGAGGAAGCAGCCGTCTGCCACCACGCTCAGCATGAGCTGGCAGCCTTGCGTGACGTTGACGTTATCGCCGATGATACAGTTGTCAATGACCACACCAGGACCAATGTTCACGTTGTTGCCAATGGTTGTCATGCCGTGGATGATGGCTGTGGGATCGATGCTCACGTTGTTGCCCACCCGCACCACTTCCGAGGTGTCCAGCACCTGTCGTTGTTCCATGATGGCCCGGAAGAGGATGCGCAGCTTGAAGCGCCAGTCGCGATCTACTTTCTCTTCGGTGATGATACCGCGGGCGAAGACGCCAAAGAGGATGTCGATGATGAACACATGTGTCCAGCTTTCCAGGGAGACGAACGCTTTGCGGGGCAGTTGGTAAACAAGGTCGCCTGTTTCCGTGGCCATGTAGGGAGGGACATGGTAGTAGCCGATTTCGCGCGATTCGGTGTCGATGACCAGCGGTTTGGCGATGAAGCTTTGCGAGATACCTTGCGGCAAATACCACATTTCCGCCAGCACCAGTTCCCCTTTTCGTTGGAAGGAGTGGGCCAGGGGCAGCATGTGGGCGGTGACCGCCGGGTCGTCGGCGCGGAAGGCCAGGCGGACGGGCTGGTGCCCGGCGCGGGCGCGGGTGATGAATTCTTCGATCAGGGTCTGGTTGAAGAAGAGGTTGTCGCGGTGGGCCAGGGCTTCGACTTTTTCCTGTCCTTCGGCGCGTTGGGCGATGTCCCAATTAGGATATTCGCGTTCTTCGGTGGTGTAGGGGCTGAGGAGGTCGCGCTGGTGCAGCCAGAGGGGTTTGTTGAGGACGCGCAGGTCGCGGGCCGGCTCGTTGAAGGGGTGAATATGGCTGTCGTCGGTGATGATGACCCGTCTCATGGTGCGAACTCGTATCGCGGGGTGCTGTCTTCGTTGCCGAGAAATTGGGTGAGCGTGCGCACGAATTCCTGGGGTTCGTCGGCCATGGGGAAGTGGCGTGACCGGGACATCAGGGCGATTTGGGCGGTGTTGACGTGGCGGGCGATCAGTCTGGCGTTGTCGGGGGAGACGATGTTATCTCGTGTGCCGTAGATGCCGAGTGTGGGGATGGAAAGTGCCGGCAATTCTTCCACCAGATTCGTGTCGCGCAAATCCCCAATGCTGCGGAAAAATGACTCCAGGCTGGCCCGCTGTACATCACGGAAGATCATCTGCCGTACCTTCTTGGAATCCCGCGCCAACAGCAGGCGCATAATCGAGCTGAGCAGAACGGGGTAGCGCCAGACAATTTGCGCGATCCAGCCGTACCCCGCCAGTTTCAGGAAGAAATTGAGCGAACTGCCGACCACCGGGGAACCGACCACAGCCACCTTGCGGATACGGTCTGCATGGCTCAGCGCCAACTCCAGCGCGACCGTGCCCCCCATGGAGTGCCCGGCGACGGGCGCGGCGACGATGCCTAGCGACTCCATGAACTGGTTTACCATCTCCACATAGCTGTGTATCTCAAAGGAAGGGCTTGCGCCGGTGGCGGACTCGCCGAATCCCCAGAAATCTAGCGCATAGACGCGGTAACGGCCTGTGCCGGCAAGCGCGATCATGGAATCACGCCAGACATCCCAGGAATTGATCCAGCCATGTAGCAGGATAATTGGCTGTCCGCGACCGATGGATTCGTAGTGTAGGATCCCTTGATCCGTGACAATCGAACTCACGCTTGCCTCAGTCTATCGTTTCCAGCCTATCGGGCGAAAAATGGCCTCATTGACGCCGACAGGACATGGCTCTCACGCCAGAAACAGCGAACGGCAGACTTCTGTACACGTTTGGCGAGGGCGGATGGGAGCCGGGTTCATATCCGGAAGTGATTATTAGACGGTTGCTCAGGCGACTTCGCTTTCCTCGAGTTGTTCCAGAATTGAGTAGAGCAGCGCCAGCAAAACCTCCTTGACGCTTTCTTTGTCCAGGGCCACGCAAGGAAGAACCTTGACATCTGGATCGAGGCGCAACACGATGCGCAGGTCTTCCGGTTCCCACGCATCTTCATGGTCTTGCTTATTCGCGGCGACAACATAGGGCGTCGCCGCGAATTCCTTGAACGTTTCCAGAATGCGCTTGGCTTCACGGAAAGTTTCCGGCTTGGTGCTGTCCACCAGAATAACAAAACCAAGCATCCCTTCTGAGAGGATTTCCCACATAAAGTCGAAACGACGTTGTCCTGGCGTGCCAAAGAGGTAAAGAATAATATCTTCCTCTTCGTCATTGTCTTTTGCCACCGTGATGCGGCCAAAGTCCATGGCAACCGTGGTTGTCTCTTTTACTTTTTCCGCTGTGCTGGTGATTCTGCGCTCGGTAGAAACGACGTCTATTTCACTGACGGAGCCTATGAATTCCGTTTTGCCGGCAGCAAACGGCCCTGTGATCACCATTTTGACGACTTGCATGAGACCTTCTGTATTTAATCATGAATTGAGAACGCCAGACTACGCGGAACAGTTCGCGGCGGGCGCGCCATTACAGGCTGCGAATGCGATTAATCAGGCGGCGGACGACGGAGCGTTTCACTGCCGGTTCAATGGGCTTTGGCTCTGGCACGGCGCGACGCCGTTCCGTAGAGGGCGCGGGGACGGGGGCTACCGGACGTGGACGAGATACTATCTCAATCAAACCCGCTTGCAGCAACCCATAAACGATGCGGCGAATTTCAAAATCGCTCAGGTTATTCGCCCGGCCAATCTGCTGCATGGTGTTGCGGGGATTGATAAAAGAAACCACCCGCCACTCTTGCACGGTCAGGTTGATGTTGCGCAGCCGTGCGTCAGGCTTATCCGTGAATCGCAGCGAGATGTCCAGGTCGGGCAGTTCTTCTTGCAGCCGTTCCCATTCCTTTAGCCGTCGGCTGCCTTCCATAATGACGCTTTCCAGGTCAATGGGAATGGTGATGCGGTCGCCGGGGGGCATTTCGTTGGCGTCAAACCGAAATATGCCTTCGCCCCAGGTGAACAGCTTGTAAA
Proteins encoded in this window:
- a CDS encoding multidrug transporter, yielding MRRVIITDDSHIHPFNEPARDLRVLNKPLWLHQRDLLSPYTTEEREYPNWDIAQRAEGQEKVEALAHRDNLFFNQTLIEEFITRARAGHQPVRLAFRADDPAVTAHMLPLAHSFQRKGELVLAEMWYLPQGISQSFIAKPLVIDTESREIGYYHVPPYMATETGDLVYQLPRKAFVSLESWTHVFIIDILFGVFARGIITEEKVDRDWRFKLRILFRAIMEQRQVLDTSEVVRVGNNVSIDPTAIIHGMTTIGNNVNIGPGVVIDNCIIGDNVNVTQGCQLMLSVVADGCFLPFRASLFMTTLMERSMVAQNTCLQLCVVGRDSFIGAGSTFTDFNVVPAPLRAYGKEGLEETGMIVLGGCVGHHCRLSSGLYMMPARTIESDVVLLANDERSFIQKNISYEESDHHQFIGKYDYPRLYPRKGEQLG
- a CDS encoding response regulator, translating into MSNGNNGRILVVEDDFDISNMLRIYFNGQGYTVDVASRGNEALEICRRQLPDLIVLDIMLPDKDGYQVCRELRTTTRTSRIPIIFLTQKDERSDRIAGLELGADDYITKPFDIEELKLRVKNAILIHRRTNMTDPRTGLPSGRLIEDQLRRLVRTQGWALVLLGIDHFTPFNDAYGFVASDEVMRFISLLLNETVDLYGTPDDFIGQPSNDTFIIITQSSDTRRLVEDLRRRFDDGIKTHYNFIDREQNGILLGNKLEPLMQLSMGVVSSETQRFSDIREITEAAAEMRKLDQKSG
- a CDS encoding GAF domain-containing protein, producing the protein MQTLVTSVNTWHFLDNLSEGVLVAATDGAINYLNSAAYQLLGVSEKPDSLAALFALVAPRDTWQHLLIPPSESYLHLAGISLHLETHPINWGEQVLVQVNINPAPMPESEDEKPTASGDQLQALTRVVQKLNVTLSLDDILPTILNEAILVTRANGGQIFLRDGDNAFSQPFVERGQTVPASRALAEARSLMQGPPQPFLHTWIQPVQGVHTMLLSPILYAQEVAGIICLYGTRRNHFHREARGFLGMLSHHAGLALGNAVRFREIQTRNTLLSKRAEQIEHFVESSRVFHSNKTVEEVYEDLVYAIQEGVGFNIVRLSLIEENDPSRTLMLVSAAGLPLNRLQEMQQHSRPWDVVQRMARPEFALGRAYFVPAAASTDEPDAPPPHDGNTWQPADNFFIVLRGADRQPLGEISLHAPLTGQRPDLSTAKALEIFANQAATAIENIRLYNNTRHYADQLQQIHSISQEVLRESSFDRKLHLLVEGLRGIGWERVTLTLRDEQMNPLKLVAVGLTPEEHAHLETNMLPPSVWRQRFQDPNFLRFRLGSAFFVPAEDPWAQENVGVMLPDHSRPRGLAFSWHPNDMFCLPLYDQQQHVIALIGLDQPRNGRRPDGQALQILEIYARFATSAIENSRLFGETLARTQELETLYQAIHAISSSLEQEKVLAAMGEHMRQAVFADGYAIYEWDRSRQELLLLSASPAASRGTTFFAREMPAAIDVLTHQEPATYPLPPVGAKGRGALASLTDLNYHAILLPITIRDEVFGLAQIAAREAWLLNSSEIKTLQAIINQASVALENARLFKETSQREQFFAALGRVSLAINATFDLPTVLDLICRESMNIFQVDGVYIWQRRGLALIGTAAQGHGKNAFIGTTIRANETDVFAAVVANHGRSIFFNELAQTSNVTVRLPQKQSIQAILGVPLQREGETIGVMVMIDNGNPRRFHKTDIELATAFGVQAAIAIQNAQLVTELRELNEQLDERVIERTQALSEERDRMQLLLKITTELSASLDEAYVLNRALELVNEVARAPRGGILLVDPESEFMIYRAAFGLGRALPREGIKLTLRQNEGLSGWVLQNRAPILIQDTHDDPRWLRRPTSDDHRSALAVPLISGDQVMGTLMLFHPEPNAFTRRQLELVVAAAYQVSNAIYNAQLYVLIRDQTERLGRRMREEQIEAAKNQAILESIADGVLVADSGGMIALANNATSLILDLPRSELEGKSMADMLGRYNAFPASWQTAIEEWATQRKPDSGRVALTDEFQIAGKVISVTLSPVHSGGQFFGTVSIFRDITHAVELDQMKSDFVSTVSHELRTPMTSIKGYADLMLMGAAGPVAASQARYLQVIKNNADRLSMLVNDLLDISRFETGKTELDLRPLDLTQLIEQVVHGHLQGRIQHEQKSLDLATEYTPSLPLVQGDHARVTQILNNLLDNAFNYTPAGGSITVRARANNRFVYVSIIDTGIGITPENQQKVFERFFRAGHNEVQAVAGTGLGLSIVQSLVQMHGGTLELHSEPEKGSTFTFSLPVVEDQAQARPA
- a CDS encoding alpha/beta hydrolase produces the protein MSSIVTDQGILHYESIGRGQPIILLHGWINSWDVWRDSMIALAGTGRYRVYALDFWGFGESATGASPSFEIHSYVEMVNQFMESLGIVAAPVAGHSMGGTVALELALSHADRIRKVAVVGSPVVGSSLNFFLKLAGYGWIAQIVWRYPVLLSSIMRLLLARDSKKVRQMIFRDVQRASLESFFRSIGDLRDTNLVEELPALSIPTLGIYGTRDNIVSPDNARLIARHVNTAQIALMSRSRHFPMADEPQEFVRTLTQFLGNEDSTPRYEFAP
- a CDS encoding ATP/GTP-binding protein: MQVVKMVITGPFAAGKTEFIGSVSEIDVVSTERRITSTAEKVKETTTVAMDFGRITVAKDNDEEEDIILYLFGTPGQRRFDFMWEILSEGMLGFVILVDSTKPETFREAKRILETFKEFAATPYVVAANKQDHEDAWEPEDLRIVLRLDPDVKVLPCVALDKESVKEVLLALLYSILEQLEESEVA
- a CDS encoding DUF4388 domain-containing protein, which translates into the protein MALKGNLRDFSTTQLLNLINLARKTGTLTIHSDDMAQMSFRGGKLIYAMMGDASNGNLASVLQRAGKLSAEQARFIEQRAQGTSEKQLGHLLIQAGYVTQSDIIQSVRQDILDTVYKLFTWGEGIFRFDANEMPPGDRITIPIDLESVIMEGSRRLKEWERLQEELPDLDISLRFTDKPDARLRNINLTVQEWRVVSFINPRNTMQQIGRANNLSDFEIRRIVYGLLQAGLIEIVSRPRPVAPVPAPSTERRRAVPEPKPIEPAVKRSVVRRLINRIRSL